AGCTACTTCCACCCTCTCTTAATCCTACAACAACTGAAACTTCATTGTCTCTAAGATTTTCTGCGTGCGCATGACCTTGGCTTCCAAAGCCTATCATAGCGACTCTTTTGTTTCTTATTAAGTTTAAATCACAATCTTTGTCATAGTAAACATTTACTGCCATATAACTTTCCTTTTAAAAAATTTTGGGTATTATATCACAAACAAAACTCAAAAGCAAAATTTAAAAAAGGGTTAAATTTGAAGACATTTTTAGAAAATTTACTAAAAGGTATAGATGCTGGTGAGCTAAATTCTGAGCAAAAAGAAGCTCTTAGAAATTTAGAAACACTTAATGCAGTAACGCTTCACAAAAACCGCTACTATCTAAATGATGGCTTCATATGCGGCAAGCTTGATATCAGTATGAATGGAACTGGCTATATAAATGTATTTAACCCAAAATTTAAAGATGATGCTTTAGTTGAAAACAAAGACCTTGGAAGTTCAAAGCAAGGAGACATTGTCTTAGCTAAAATTTTAAAAGGAAAATTAAAAAACACAAAAAGTAGAATCAAAGCAAAGATAATGATGACTATCAAGCCAGCATTTGCAACAAGCGTAGCTTATACAAAAAAAGTCGGTAAGGAAATTCTTGGTGTAAATATAAGAACAGGACTTGCTTCAAAACTAAAAGCATCTCAAAAATCCCTCAAACAACTACCACCTTATACAGTGCTAAAAATAGACAACCAAAGTGATGAGATAGTTGAAATTTTAGGAGTTTTAGATGATGTTTGGGTGGATGAAAAAATCTCACTTGGAATTTATAATAAAAATGATGAGTTTAGCACTCAAGCTGAAAATGAAGCAAAAAGCTTTGGCGATATTGTAGATAAAAGTATGTATCCACAAAGAACTGATCTAACTAGCCTAAATTTTGTAACAATTGACCCAGTTGATGCAAAAGACTTTGATGATGCTGTTTGTTATGATTATAAAAACCGCACTTTATATGTAGCAATAGCTGATGTGAGCGAGTATGTTTTACCATATAGCGCAACTGATAAAGAGGCTAAATTTAGAGGATTTTCTATATATTTCCCGCACCGCTCAATTCCTATGCTGCCACGAAATTTAAGTGAAAATATCTGCTCATTAAAGCCAAATTTAGACCGCCTTGCGTTTTGTTTTAAAATAACTCTTGATGAGAATTTAGAACCAGTTAGCGAAGAGCTTAAAAGTGTTATTATAAATTCTAAAATTCGCTTTAATTATGATGAAGTTGATGAAATTTTAAGCAGTAAAACATATAAAAATAAAGAAATTTTAGATATGCTTTTAAATTTAGCAACTCTTACAAAAGCTCTTCGTAAAAAACGCCTTAAATCGGGCTTTGATTTTCACACAAAAGAGCTTCGTATCACACTTGATGAGAGCGGAAATTTAAAAAGTACTCGTTTTGAAACATCAACTCCTAGTCATGATTTGATAGAAGATTGTATGTTGCTTGCAAACAAAGCTGCTGCAAAAATGATACAAAAAGGTATTTTTAGAAACCACGGTGCGATGGATGATAAAAAGCTTGAAACATTGATGGAAAATTTAATGAGCCTTGGCGTTGATGCTAAATTTGATAAAGACTTTCCAAAAATGATAGCTGGAATTCAAAGCATAGCTGATGAAATGGGCATTAGAGAAGAGGTTGATAAGCTTATAATAAAAGCTCAAAAAAAGGCAGAATACGCCGTAACTCCGCTTGGACATTTTGGACTTGGATTTGATCTTTATACTCACTTTACAAGCCCTATACGCCGCTACTCTGACCTACTTTTGCACAGACTTTTAAAGGCTACTTTAAATAAAGATGAGAAGTTTTTTAACTATTTGCTTTTAAATATAGAAAGCACATGTGAGAGTTTAAACACCCTAGAAAGGGAGGCTGATAAGGTGGCATTTGACTTTATAGACCGTAAATTTGCAAGGTGGGCTTTGGAAAATTTAGGCAAGAATTTTAGATGTTATATCGATACAAACGAAAGCGTTACAACTGCAAAACTTGATGATAAACTAAAAGGCGGGCGAGTTTTTATCACAAATTATACTGGTGAAATTTTAACTCCTGTTCTTGTTGAATTAATAGATGCTGATATTATAAATGCTAAAATTTATGGAAGGGTTATAAAAAAGTTAGATGTATAAAAGAGACTTAGATGCACTTTTGTTTGCTAAGAAATTACCAAATTTTATCCTTTTAAGAAGTAAAGATGAGTTTTTAAACGAACTATACGCAGATGAAATTTTAAAACTTTGGGGGGCTGAAAATTTATATACAGTTTATCAAAATGAGTATGATTTTGCTGCTATAAAAGAATTTTTTGCACCATCTTTATTTGGTGGCAAAAACGCAGTTTATATCAAAACGAGCAAATTTGGTAGCACAAAAGAGATTAAAGATTTAATTGAAATTTGTATAAAAAACAAAGACTCATTTTTACTATATGAGTTTTTTGAAGATGAAAATTCAAAAGTAAATGATGCTTTTATAAAAGCTTTTAATGGAAATTTTGTTCGATTTTTTAGCCCTAATAATCCCAGCGAAGCACTTCAAATACTAAATAGAGTTTGCCAAAATTTAGGAATTTATCAAAACAGCACAGCCCTACTTGAAATTTATAAAATTCAAGGCGAAAATTTAAGCTTAAGCGTGGCTGAACTATCTAAATTTGCATCACTAAATTTAAAGCTAAATTTAGAAAATGTAAAAGCAAATGTAAGTGGGCTTAGTGAAGTTAGTTTTGAAGAGATTTTTAATAAAATTTTACATTTACAAGACTTTAGAGATGAGTTTTTTACATTTATCCAAAGTGGCGGGTATAATGAGAGTGAATTTATAAGTTATATGTATAGTTCAGTTTATAGAATTTTTGAAATTCATACACATATAAAACTTTTTGGAAGGCTTGATTTTCGTGAAGTTCTTGGATACACGCCCCCACCAAATATCCAAAACAACCTTAAGGCCGAAGCTTTGAAATTTAATACAGATAAATTTAAAGAGATGTTTAAGGTACTAAATGAGTGCGAATTTATACTAAAAACCAAAGCTGGTTTAGATAAAACTTACTTTTTACTATCTGAAATGCTAAGATTTCAAAGAGTAATATCAGCATAATTTAAGCAATGCTTTGATACAATCACCAGTTGCTTTTTAGCAAAAATCCTTGCTTGTGACACTACTCATAAGCTAAAATCCATAAGGAGAATATATGAAACATTATGAAGTTCTTTTCATTCTTAAGCCAACGCTTACAGAAGAAGAATTAAAAGCTCAAGTTGACTTCGTTAAAGAAGTTATTACCAAAAATGGCGGAGAAGTTGCATCAGTTATAGAAATGGGTGCTAGAAAACTCGCATACAAAATCAAAAAGTATGAAAGAGGCGTTTACTATGTCATCTACTTTACAGCCCCAACTGAACTTATTGCTGAACTTACAAGAAACATTCGCTATAATGAAAACATTATAAGATTTCTAACTGTTAAATACGAAAACAAAAAAGAGATAGATGCTTGGGAAAAACTAAGCAAAGGCATCAAATTTACTCCAGTTAGAAAAGAGAGAAAACCTCGCCCTGAAAGAGCCGAAAAAGCTCCTAAAGATGAAAACAGAGATGAAATTGAATTTTCTGAAGAAGAAAGCGAAGAGAATTAATTAAGGATAAGATATGTTTAACAAAGTGATATTAGTTGGCAACCTTACTCGAGACATTGAGATGAGATACGCAAACAGTGGCTCAGCTATAGGAAATACAGGCATAGCAGTTAATAGACGCTATAATGTAAATGGCGAAAAAAGAGAAGATGTTTGCTTTATAGATATCACATTTTTTGGCAGAACTGCTGAAGTAGCAAATCAATACCTAAGAAAAGGCTCACAAGTATTAATCGAAGGTCGCCTTCAGTTTGACACTTGGCAAGATAAAAACACCGGTCAAAATAGAAACAAACACAGCATTGTCGTAGAAAGTATGCAGATGCTTAGTGGTGGCAACCAAAGTGGTCAGCAAAATTATGGTGGAAATCAAAACTATAATAACCAAAACCACTCTAATCAAGGTGGCTACTCACAAGGTTATGATAACTACCAAAGCCAAAATTCTAAACCAAATAACAACTATCAAAACAAACAAAACAGAGGCGGATATCAAAATGACAGCTATGATGACTATAGCGAAAATATCCCAGATATAGATATCGACGAAGATGAATTACCGTTTTAAGAAGGATTAAAAAATGGCAGATAACAAAAGAAAATACGCAAGAAAGTATTGCCGCTACACAGAGGCAAAGATTGAGTTTATAGACTACAAAGATACACAACTTTTAAAGTATTGTTTATCAGAGAGATTTAAGATAATGCCAAGAAGATTAACTGGCACATCAAAAAAATATCAAGAGATGGTTGAAAAAGCTATCAAAAGAGCTAGACACGCAGCTTTAATCCCTTATGTTGTAGATAGAGATGAAGTTGTAGCAAACCCATTTGAGATACTATAAATTTCAAGGTGGCGAAATTTTCGTCACCAACTTTACATTTAAATTTACTCTAAATTTTAAACTCCACTAAATTTTTAAATTTAACCAATACAAAAGCCTATAAATTTTTAAATAATCTTGATATTTACACACAATTATTCTGAATTTACTTCATTAAATTTTAGATAATTATCAATGCTCAACCAACTAAAATTTAAAGCTTATCATACTCTTCATCGCTAACTTTTTCAAGCCATAAATTTTCACATTTCTTGCCATCAACTTCAATAGCAACATGAGAAAACCAGCTATCTTTTTTAGCCCCGTGCCAGTGTTTGACATTTGGTTTAATCGTAACAACTTCGCCTGGGGTTAGGCTAATTGCTTTTTGATTTTCTTCTTGATACCAGCCCTCTCCATTAACGCAAAGTAGAATCTGCCCACCGCCACTTTTTGCTTTATGAGTATGCCAGTTATTTCTACATTTTGGCTCAAATGTTGCATTATAAACGCCTTTTGCTAAATGTTTTAAATAGCTTTTACCAGTGAAATATTTCTCAAATGCTTTGTTTTCTTCGCCTAGACCAAACATCGGATTTGCTAAATTTTCATCATCGCTATAAACATCTTTTGCAACCCTAAAAGCCGCCCAAGCATTTGGCCAACCAGCATAAAAAGCTAAATGAGTTATAATCTCAGCCATTTCATTTTTACTAACGCCATTATTTTTAGCAGTAATTATGTGATATTTAAACTAATTATCAATCAAGCCTTTTGTGATTAAAGCACTAATTGTAATGATTGAGCGAGTTTTTAAAGCAATGTTTTCGCTCCAAACTTCGCCAAATAAAATATCATCATTAATAGATGCAAATTTAGGTGTAAACTCACCTAAAATATCCCTTCTTGCACTCTTGTTTTATCTTTAACTCCTTATAAATTTATATTACAAACAAAAAATTTTACTCATGTTTAGTAAATCAATCTTAACTAAGATATGGAGACTATTTTTTTGCTATTATTTTTCAAATGACAAAAATATGTCATGAAATTCTAATATAATTTCATAAAATATTTCAAAAGGAGAAAATATGAAAAGTGACGCTATTTTTTCAAAAGATAGAGCATATAGATATGTACTCACAAGAATATGGAGCAAAAAGAGCGAAGAATATGCTAATATGATAGCATTTATAGGACTTAATCCATCAAAAGCCAATGAAAACGAGAATGATCGAACCATTACAAAATGCATAAATTTTGCAAAATCATGGGGGTATGATGGAATTTATATGTTAAATTTATTTGCTTATGTATCTACATCGCCAGACAATTTATACAATGACAGCATTGATCCAATAGGAAACGAAAACGATAAATTTATATTAGAATATTCAAAAAAAGCTGATAAGGTGGTTTGTGTGTGGGGAAATTGTGGTTCTTTTAAAAATAGAAGCAAAGATGTTTTAGCAAAACTTGATAAAAAATACTGCTTAAAAATCAATAAATCTAACGAACCAAGCCATCCATTGTATTTAGCAGCAGACACAAAACTAATAGAATTTTAAAGTAGAAAACATGCAAACAATAGATAAATTTAGCTCTATTTTAGACATTCATGAGTGGGCAAGAGCCAACAATAACTTAAATTTTGAAAAATATAAAAAAATTTATGAGTTACTGATAAATCTAATATCATGGAAAATAATACAAGTCGTTTTATAAATTTTGATGATTTTTTTGAAGATAAAAGATTTTGCTAATCCAAAGATAATTTTATTTTTATCCATCGCTATACCAATAACTCTTGCTTATTTAAAACCATGCTATGGAGAATACAAAAGAGAATTTTCAAAAGAATTTTTAGAACAATATGATGTAAATTCTTTATATGAAGATCTGTGTGAATCAAAATGGTTTTATAGGTTTAATAATATTACTCCAAGAAATAGTAATCCTAAAACTATAAAAAAGCATAGGGCATTTCAAAAAGATCTTCAAGCAACTTGCCAACAAGAGATATGGCTACTTTCTAAGATGCTAAAAGATAGCAAATACACAGTTTCAAAAGTGTGTGGTATGAGTTCTAATTTAACCTTACAAATTTTACAAAGAAAGCAAGACTCTATGTTTGGTAGTAGCTTAATGGAAGTGAAAAATTAAAATTATAAAAACTATCCTAGATTTTTATCATAAATTTCTAGGATAGTTTGGTTTTACCTAGTTGGTGAGTTTTTTGTTTTTGGGATTGTTATATCCAAGCTTTATTTTTCTAGATCTTCTTCTAGAGCTTCTTCTTCTAGAGCTTCTTCTAAATACTCTTCTAAATCTTCTTCTTCTGGATCTTCTATTTCTAAACTAGTTATCCCCAAATCCTCTTTTAGCAAATTTATCATATCTTTGCCATGTTCTTCGGCGTTATCATAATTCCAGCAATCAAAATATTTCTGGAAAGCTAAAAGCATTTTAAGGCTTTGGATACTTTGCTTACCTTTTATCCAGTTATCAACAACTGCTTTTTTCTCATTAACTGCTTTATTTCCCAAAGATGAGTTTCTACTACTCGAAATTAAAGCTAAATTTCCAAATGTATCTATTTTACTTTTGCCGTTTTCATCAACTCCTTCAAAATCATTTTCACTAGCCTTGCTTTGTGGTTGGATATGCTCAACCGAACCAGTTCGTGTTATGAAAAAATTATCATAAATACTTTGTTTGCTTTCAACACCTTCCCAAATTTCAAACTCATTATTAGCCATCTCTTCGCCAAGCTTTTTCCAAAGTAGATAATCAAGCTTATAGAAAAAATAGTGTGGCGTGCTTGTGCCACTATTTAAAAGGTTTTCTAAATCTTGCACCCTTTCTTGCATCTTTTCTTTATCTAAATTTTCTAAAAATTCAATATGAGCGTTAAGATCATCTCCTAAATTTTCACACTCTTTTAGATAAGAAACAAGCCACTCATTTGAGTTTTGAACTTCAAATAAAAGCTGTATCATCAAAAGCTTTTTATCATCTATTGTTGATTTATATTTATCATCAAGTTCTCTTTTAAAAATATATGTATTATCAAAATTTCTTTTAAAGAGATATTTATCAAAAACAGCTCTATATTTAAAAAGTTCTTTTATAAATTCCTCACTTTTACCTGTTTCTAAAATTTTATCTTCAAAATTTCTAACAAGATATTTTGTGTCAAGTGGCATATCATCTACACCAATCACTCTAGCAACAACACAAAGGAAATCTTCAAATTTAATGATACTTTTTGCTTCTTTTTGTATGCTATTATCTTTTAAATATTTTTTTTCTACAAAATAACTATCCATATTAGAACAATTATCCCAATTTTCAGCCATATCTAAAACCGTATTAGACGACAGCTTTTCAAAAAATTTAGCTTTTAAAATTTCATGATGTTTTAGCTGCTGTTTATTTGTATTCATCGCTTCAAAATACTTTCCAGGATTTATATCATCTGATAATTCCGTAATGGTAAAATAGACATTTTCTAAGCAATCTTCTATCTCATTTTTATTTAAGTTTCTTGATAAAAAATAGCAAATATCATTCAGGCTAGACATTTCAAACTCTGTTGATTTGAAATTATCACTATTTAAATTTTTAAGCTTTTTGTTATCACTATCATCAACCTCATAGCGTATTTCAAAATAATCCTTACCAACGAATTTACTAAGCAAATACAAACTCATTAGTCTTTGTTGTCCATCTATAATTAAACCATTTTTAACAACTATATTTCCAATATAGAGCTTTTTTTGCCCATCATCTATTAAATCTTTTAAATTTTGACTCTCCCAAGCGTAATCTCTTTGAAAGAAAGGCACTATAAATTTTTTATCTTTTATGCCTTTAAGCGTATATTTTGCTATTTTGTTTTCACTCATTTTTTATCCTTATTAAATATTATATTTTTAAAAGAAATTTTTTCTATAAATTCTTTACTCATTTTATCTTTTGTTTTTTCAGTTAAGTTTTCATAAGCAATATCTGGATGTCTGATATAATCGCTATTATCGCCATTACCAAATTTAAATACATCTCTTATATCGTTTTGAATTCTTTCTATAAGTAAAGAACTAAAATCACTACTTTCAATAAATTTATAAATACGACTTAATATCGTATAATCACCCTCATTTACAAGCCACTTACAATTGTATTGCATCTTGTCATAATACGACAAAGTAGCAAATAAATAGACAAAAACCAAGTCAAAAAAATCACTGAAATTTTTATCTATACCAAATTTATCGGCGTAACATAAAAGCAATATCAACATGGATTGATTTATATAATATTTCTTAGAAAAATTAGCTTTATTAGCAAGTATTTCATAAATTTGTGCATATTTAAAAAGATAGCTAAAATACTCATTTCCTTTTATAATATTTGAATTAAATTTTAGCTCATTTATCCTTTCATATCCTTTATCTTTAATACCAATAAACTCATTAAAAATTTCATCACCCCAGCTTATATAATCTCCAAGCTTAAAATTTTTACCACCATGAATACCTCTTGCTATATAAAGGTCATTTAAAACACTGTCTACAATAGACCAAGTTGTTTTATTTTGATAGTATTTATATTTTTTAGCAATTTCTTGTTTTATAATCTCATCAGCTTTTAAATGTAAAAAATGATGATTTTTAAGCAATTCTGCTTGAGTTAGTTCTTTGCCTCTTGAGTTTTGTGTATCAAATACATCAAAAGCCTCATCTATCGTATCAACCATAAAGTATGTTACAAATAAATTATTTTTTACAAAATTTGCAATTTCTTCTTTATTTGATAGTTCTAATTTATTCTTTATAGAATTAGAATTTTTTGAAAGTGCATTTTCCGAGTTTGGATTTTTCTTAAAATCAAAAAATTTATCATTTGGTTTGATTAAAAAACCTAATATTAACGCCAAAGTAGTAAGTCTTTGCTGACCATCTACGATATCAAGGCTATTTTCATTTTTATGAAGTATGATATTTCCAAGCAAATAGTTAGTTTTTTTAGAACTCATAGCTTCTAAAATATCATCTATTAACTCATTTACATTTTGAGTTGTCCATCTATATGGTCTTTGATACTTTGGAATTGTCAAATTTTCAAACTTTTGTTTATCACCCAGCAAACCAAAAATCTCTCCAATACTTGCAACGCCAACATTTAAGCCATTTTCTACATCACACATAACAGCTCCTTAAAAGTGTTTTTAAACTCATATTTGCCTCCTTAAAATTTTAAAATTATACTTTAAAAGCTTATAAATTTTCCTTTAATAAATTTCTTTCCTTTAAAATCTCAAAAAGTTCTAAATCGCTATTTATCTTTAAAAATTTCATACTTCTTTTTATCGCTTCAAAGTCGCCTACCGTTAAATTCCTAAGATTTAAAAGCAAGTTTTCAACCTCACTACTAAGCCCAAGACTTTCAAAGCTTTTTTTAAAAAGCTCTTTTGTTTGGGTAAAATTTAAAGACTTTAACTCTATCATCAAATCAAACCGTCTTAAAAACGCCTTATCTATTAAATCAATTCTATTTGAAGTTGCCACTAAAATGCCGTTAAAACTCTCCATTGATGTTAAAAACTCATTTATCATAGTTAGTTCCCAGCTTCGCAGTGCCCTTGATTTATCATAAATAAATCCCTCAATCTCATCTATTAATAAAACAGCTTTTTTATCATTTGCCACGTTAAAAATATTTTTAATATTTCTTTCGC
The sequence above is a segment of the Campylobacter corcagiensis genome. Coding sequences within it:
- a CDS encoding RNB domain-containing ribonuclease encodes the protein MKTFLENLLKGIDAGELNSEQKEALRNLETLNAVTLHKNRYYLNDGFICGKLDISMNGTGYINVFNPKFKDDALVENKDLGSSKQGDIVLAKILKGKLKNTKSRIKAKIMMTIKPAFATSVAYTKKVGKEILGVNIRTGLASKLKASQKSLKQLPPYTVLKIDNQSDEIVEILGVLDDVWVDEKISLGIYNKNDEFSTQAENEAKSFGDIVDKSMYPQRTDLTSLNFVTIDPVDAKDFDDAVCYDYKNRTLYVAIADVSEYVLPYSATDKEAKFRGFSIYFPHRSIPMLPRNLSENICSLKPNLDRLAFCFKITLDENLEPVSEELKSVIINSKIRFNYDEVDEILSSKTYKNKEILDMLLNLATLTKALRKKRLKSGFDFHTKELRITLDESGNLKSTRFETSTPSHDLIEDCMLLANKAAAKMIQKGIFRNHGAMDDKKLETLMENLMSLGVDAKFDKDFPKMIAGIQSIADEMGIREEVDKLIIKAQKKAEYAVTPLGHFGLGFDLYTHFTSPIRRYSDLLLHRLLKATLNKDEKFFNYLLLNIESTCESLNTLEREADKVAFDFIDRKFARWALENLGKNFRCYIDTNESVTTAKLDDKLKGGRVFITNYTGEILTPVLVELIDADIINAKIYGRVIKKLDV
- a CDS encoding DNA polymerase III subunit delta encodes the protein MYKRDLDALLFAKKLPNFILLRSKDEFLNELYADEILKLWGAENLYTVYQNEYDFAAIKEFFAPSLFGGKNAVYIKTSKFGSTKEIKDLIEICIKNKDSFLLYEFFEDENSKVNDAFIKAFNGNFVRFFSPNNPSEALQILNRVCQNLGIYQNSTALLEIYKIQGENLSLSVAELSKFASLNLKLNLENVKANVSGLSEVSFEEIFNKILHLQDFRDEFFTFIQSGGYNESEFISYMYSSVYRIFEIHTHIKLFGRLDFREVLGYTPPPNIQNNLKAEALKFNTDKFKEMFKVLNECEFILKTKAGLDKTYFLLSEMLRFQRVISA
- the rpsF gene encoding 30S ribosomal protein S6, which translates into the protein MKHYEVLFILKPTLTEEELKAQVDFVKEVITKNGGEVASVIEMGARKLAYKIKKYERGVYYVIYFTAPTELIAELTRNIRYNENIIRFLTVKYENKKEIDAWEKLSKGIKFTPVRKERKPRPERAEKAPKDENRDEIEFSEEESEEN
- a CDS encoding single-stranded DNA-binding protein, which gives rise to MFNKVILVGNLTRDIEMRYANSGSAIGNTGIAVNRRYNVNGEKREDVCFIDITFFGRTAEVANQYLRKGSQVLIEGRLQFDTWQDKNTGQNRNKHSIVVESMQMLSGGNQSGQQNYGGNQNYNNQNHSNQGGYSQGYDNYQSQNSKPNNNYQNKQNRGGYQNDSYDDYSENIPDIDIDEDELPF
- the rpsR gene encoding 30S ribosomal protein S18: MADNKRKYARKYCRYTEAKIEFIDYKDTQLLKYCLSERFKIMPRRLTGTSKKYQEMVEKAIKRARHAALIPYVVDRDEVVANPFEIL
- a CDS encoding carboxymuconolactone decarboxylase family protein produces the protein MITAKNNGVSKNEMAEIITHLAFYAGWPNAWAAFRVAKDVYSDDENLANPMFGLGEENKAFEKYFTGKSYLKHLAKGVYNATFEPKCRNNWHTHKAKSGGGQILLCVNGEGWYQEENQKAISLTPGEVVTIKPNVKHWHGAKKDSWFSHVAIEVDGKKCENLWLEKVSDEEYDKL
- a CDS encoding DUF1643 domain-containing protein, coding for MKSDAIFSKDRAYRYVLTRIWSKKSEEYANMIAFIGLNPSKANENENDRTITKCINFAKSWGYDGIYMLNLFAYVSTSPDNLYNDSIDPIGNENDKFILEYSKKADKVVCVWGNCGSFKNRSKDVLAKLDKKYCLKINKSNEPSHPLYLAADTKLIEF
- a CDS encoding DUF262 domain-containing protein encodes the protein MSENKIAKYTLKGIKDKKFIVPFFQRDYAWESQNLKDLIDDGQKKLYIGNIVVKNGLIIDGQQRLMSLYLLSKFVGKDYFEIRYEVDDSDNKKLKNLNSDNFKSTEFEMSSLNDICYFLSRNLNKNEIEDCLENVYFTITELSDDINPGKYFEAMNTNKQQLKHHEILKAKFFEKLSSNTVLDMAENWDNCSNMDSYFVEKKYLKDNSIQKEAKSIIKFEDFLCVVARVIGVDDMPLDTKYLVRNFEDKILETGKSEEFIKELFKYRAVFDKYLFKRNFDNTYIFKRELDDKYKSTIDDKKLLMIQLLFEVQNSNEWLVSYLKECENLGDDLNAHIEFLENLDKEKMQERVQDLENLLNSGTSTPHYFFYKLDYLLWKKLGEEMANNEFEIWEGVESKQSIYDNFFITRTGSVEHIQPQSKASENDFEGVDENGKSKIDTFGNLALISSSRNSSLGNKAVNEKKAVVDNWIKGKQSIQSLKMLLAFQKYFDCWNYDNAEEHGKDMINLLKEDLGITSLEIEDPEEEDLEEYLEEALEEEALEEDLEK
- a CDS encoding DUF262 domain-containing protein; this encodes MCDVENGLNVGVASIGEIFGLLGDKQKFENLTIPKYQRPYRWTTQNVNELIDDILEAMSSKKTNYLLGNIILHKNENSLDIVDGQQRLTTLALILGFLIKPNDKFFDFKKNPNSENALSKNSNSIKNKLELSNKEEIANFVKNNLFVTYFMVDTIDEAFDVFDTQNSRGKELTQAELLKNHHFLHLKADEIIKQEIAKKYKYYQNKTTWSIVDSVLNDLYIARGIHGGKNFKLGDYISWGDEIFNEFIGIKDKGYERINELKFNSNIIKGNEYFSYLFKYAQIYEILANKANFSKKYYINQSMLILLLCYADKFGIDKNFSDFFDLVFVYLFATLSYYDKMQYNCKWLVNEGDYTILSRIYKFIESSDFSSLLIERIQNDIRDVFKFGNGDNSDYIRHPDIAYENLTEKTKDKMSKEFIEKISFKNIIFNKDKK